From Chaetodon auriga isolate fChaAug3 chromosome 10, fChaAug3.hap1, whole genome shotgun sequence, a single genomic window includes:
- the LOC143326793 gene encoding glutamate receptor-interacting protein 2-like isoform X1: MVRVSGRGQNPFLVLITGQKMNMSARVVFGKGRLAPKQLSFAFPQTDSLRKGSRSAGGKRRMFSFSLRCRLGIIRGRSKDEGPYSKGSKESGAADQSHSSQRRSFSDEYRGVTTVDLMKREGSSLGLTISGGSDKDGKPRVSNLRPGGLAARSDQLNVGDYIKSVNGINLSKLRHDEIISLLKNIGERVVLEVEYDLPPFVQNPSGVMTKTIEVCLHKEGNSFGFVMRGGFHEDWRRSRPLVVTYVRPGGPADREGTLKAGDRVLSIDGMPLNREKHADALTMLMQSGQEALFLIEYDVSVMEAVQQASGPLLVEIVKSPSASLGISLTTTIYRSKQVIIIDKIKAASVVERCGALHVGDILLSIDGTSAEHCSLMEATQLLASTSDVVKLEILPASQSRLPLRPQDTVKVQKSNHHHWDQSSNYCHPPHASHGKTWSSPSHPHNQQDHCKSLVSGGFSPSSTATSGFSSQGSNTLPCPFPPIAPTSPRSSTGKRRNRKKDHKSSLSLASSSVGPGGQVFHVETSEVVLRGDPLTGFGIQLQGGVFATETLSAPPVIRFIEPDSPAERCGLLQVGDRLLSINGIPTEDGTLEEAHQLLRDSALANKVTVEIEFDVAESVVPSSGTFHVKLPKRRSVELGITISASKKPGKPLIISDIRKGSIAHRTGTLEPGDRLLAIDSVRLENCTMEDAMHVLQQAEDMVKLRIQKDEDNIDELEMSGSIIYTVELKRYNGPLGITISGTEEPFDPIVISGLTKKGLAERTGAIHIGDRVLAINGVSLKGKPLSEAIHLLQMAGESVTLKIKKQADQSDGRHLPDREAGFLSDTEDELTDFQKTSKHSEVYSATVPSIDSAMSSWDSSGFDAGYGSQGTYLHKASDILLNPNEWRRSKPRSQTSSSSVGLVHHQSALYDGRFTEDEWDKMPGFVSPPRCHGTLHQEDSFWSQALQDLETCGQSEILRELEASMTGSALSLYLEETKTNEDSMFPSEISPIKREEIQSEPKNKSNLNMSAEARDGPSRGKGDPSDILSPTTLALHKVTVRKDLESHDFGFSVSDGLLEKGVYVNMIRPDGPADRAGLKPFDRILQVNRVRTRDLDCCLTVPLIIEAGDGLDLVISRNPLAAADTGLPDNCDDPSNSLFCFPERRANSIAL, translated from the exons ATGAAGGACCATACTCAAAGGGGAGCAAGGAGTCCGGGGCAGCTGACCAATCCCATTCGTCCCAGAGGCGCAGCTTCTCAG ACGAGTACCGAGGAGTGACCACGGTGGACCTGATGAAAAGGGAAGGCAGCAGTCTTGGACTCACCATCTCCGGAGGGTCCGATAAGGACGGCAAGCCCAGAGTGTCAAACCTACGGCCAGGTGGGCTAGCTGCCAG GAGCGACCAGCTGAATGTAGGAGACTACATCAAGTCAGTGAACGGCATCAACCTGTCAAAGCTTCGCCACGATGAGATTATCAGCCTGCTGAAGAACATCGGGGAGCGTGTGGTGCTGGAGGTGGAGTACGACCTGCCCCCATTCG tcCAGAACCCCTCAGGAGTCATGACCAAAACCATAGAGGTGTGTTTACACAAGGAGGGAAACAGCTTTGGGTTCGTTATGAGAG gaggcTTTCATGAGGACTGGCGCAGGTCTCGCCCTCTGGTGGTTACATACGTGAGGCCTGGAGGTCCCGCTGACAG GGAGGGCACTTTGAAGGCCGGAGACCGAGTATTGAGCATAGACGGGATGCCTTTAAACAGAGAGAAGCACGCTGACGCCTTGACCATGCTGATGCAGAGCGGCCAGGAAGCCCTGTTCCTGATTGAGTATGACGTCTCTGTCATgg AGGCAGTGCAGCAGGCCTCAGGCCCTCTGCTGGTGGAGATTGTGAAAAGTCCCTCGGCCAGCCTGGGGATCAGCCTCACCACAACAATATACAGGAGCAAACAAGTTATCATTATTGACAAGATAAAGGCAGCCAGCGTGGTGGAAAG GTGTGGAGCGTTGCACGTAGGTGACATCCTTCTGTCCATAGACGGGACCAGCGCCGAGCACTGCTCGCTGATGGAGGCCACGCAGCTACTGGCCAGCACGTCTGATGTTGTAAAACTGGAAATCCTCCCAGCCAGTCAGAGCAGACTTCCTCTCAGGCCGCAAGACACAG TAAAAGTGCAGAAGAGCAACCATCATCACTGGGACCAAAGCAGCAACTACTGCCATCCCCCACATGCCAGCCACGGCAAGACATGGAGCAGCCCAAGCCACCCACACAACCAGCAGGACCACTGCAAAT ctctggtgAGTGGTGGCTTCTCCCCTTCCTCCACAGCCACCTCAGGCTTCAGCAGCCAGGGTAGCAACACGCTGCCCTGCCCCTTCCCTCCGATCGCTCCCACCAGCCCCCGCAGCTCGACTGGcaagaggaggaacaggaagaaGGACCACAAGAGCTCAC TATCTCTGGCGTCCAGTTCTGTCGGCCCAGGGGGGCAGGTTTTTCATGTGGAAACAAGCGAGGTCGTCCTGAGGGGGGATCCGCTCACAGGTTTTGGGATCCAGCTGCAGGGGGGTGTCTTTGCTACAGAAACCCTGTCCGCTCCTCCGGTCATCCGCTTTATTGAGCCCGACAGCCCAGCTGAGAG gtGTGGGCTGCTCCAGGTTGGAGACAGACTATTGTCCATTAATGGGATCCCGACTGAAGATGGCACTCTGGAGGAGGCCCATCAGCTGCTCAGAGATTCGGCTCTAGCCAATAAGGTCACAGTGGAGATTGAGTTTGACGTCGCAG AGTCAGTGGTTCCCAGCAGTGGCACCTTCCACGTTAAACTACCCAAGAGAAGAAGCGTGGAGCTGGGCATCACCATCAGTG CAAGTAAGAAACCTGGGAAGCCCCTCATCATCTCTGACATCAGGAAAGGAAGCATAGCACACAG AACAGGCACTCTGGAGCCTGGAGACAGGCTGCTGGCCATCGACAGTGTGCGTCTGGAGAACTGCACCATGGAGGATGCCATGCATGTCCTGCAGCAGGCCGAGGACATGGTCAAACTCCGAATCCAGAAAGATGAGGATAATATTG ATGAGCTGGAGATGTCAGGCTCTATAATCTACACTGTTGAGCTGAAGAGATACAACGGACCTCTGGGCATCACGATTTCTGGCACAGAGGAGCCCTTTGACCCCATTGTCATTTCTGGGCTCACCAAGAAAGGCCTggcagagag GACCGGGGCCATCCATATAGGGGACCGAGTCCTGGCCATCAACGGGGTCAGTCTGAAAGGAAAGCCGCTGAGCGAAGCCATCCATCTCCTGCAGATGGCCGGCGAGTCGGTCACCCTCAAGATCAAAAAACAAGCCGACC AGTCTGATGGCCGACATCTTCCGGACAGAGAGGCTGGTTTTCTAAGTgacacagaggatgaactgACAGACTTCCAGAAGACCAGCAAACACTCTGAGGTCTACTCTGCCACTGTGCCCAGTATAGACTCTGCAATGAGCTCCTGGGATAGCTCAGGGTTTGACGCAGGCTACGGTAGCCAAG GGACATATCTTCACAAAGCGTCCGATATATTGCTCAATCCAAATGAGTGGCGACGTTCAAAGCCCAGGAGCCAAACCAGTTCCAGCTCTGTAGGCCTAGTCCACCACCAGTCCGCGCTGTATGATGGGAGATTCACTGAGGATGAGTGGGACAAGATGCCTGG ATTCGTCAGCCCTCCTCGTTGCCATGGCACCCTGCACCAGGAAGACAGCTTCTGGTCCCAGGCTCTGCAGGACCTCGAGACCTGCGGCCAGTCAGAGATTCTCAGGGAGCTGGAG GCATCCATGACAGGTAGCGCTCTGAGTCTGTACCTAgaggagaccaaaaccaatGAAGACTCAATGTTTCCATCTGAAATTAGTCCCATTAAGAGGGAGGAAATCCAAAGCGAGCCTAAGAACAAAAGCAACCTGAACATGTCAGCTGAAGCCAGAGACGGACCGTCCCGGGGCAAAGGGGACCCCTCTGATATTTTGTCCCCTACCACTCTGGCACTGCATAAG GTGACTGTAAGGAAGGACCTTGAGAGCCATGACTTTGGTTTCAGTGTGTCCGACGGGCTCCTGGAGAAAGGGGTTTATGTCAACATGATTCGCCCGGATGGCCCTGCTGACCGAGCAGGGTTAAAACCTTTCGACCGCATTCTTCAG GTGAACCGTGTCAGGACCAGGGACTTGGACTGTTGTCTAACGGTGCCCTTAATTATAGAGGCAGGAGACGGCCTGGATTTGGTCATTAGCAGGAAtccactggcagcagcagacactgGGCTGCCCGACAACTGTGACGACCCCTCAAACTCGCTGTTCTGCTTTCCAGAGCGCAGAGCCAACAGCATCGCCCTGTGA
- the LOC143326793 gene encoding glutamate receptor-interacting protein 2-like isoform X3, with product MVRVSGRGQNPFLVLITGQKMNMSARVVFGKGRLAPKQLSFAFPQTDSLRKGSRSAGGKRRMFSFSLRCRLGIIRGRSKDEGPYSKGSKESGAADQSHSSQRRSFSADEYRGVTTVDLMKREGSSLGLTISGGSDKDGKPRVSNLRPGGLAARSDQLNVGDYIKSVNGINLSKLRHDEIISLLKNIGERVVLEVEYDLPPFVQNPSGVMTKTIEVCLHKEGNSFGFVMRGGFHEDWRRSRPLVVTYVRPGGPADREGTLKAGDRVLSIDGMPLNREKHADALTMLMQSGQEALFLIEYDVSVMEAVQQASGPLLVEIVKSPSASLGISLTTTIYRSKQVIIIDKIKAASVVERCGALHVGDILLSIDGTSAEHCSLMEATQLLASTSDVVKLEILPASQSRLPLRPQDTVKVQKSNHHHWDQSSNYCHPPHASHGKTWSSPSHPHNQQDHCKSLVSGGFSPSSTATSGFSSQGSNTLPCPFPPIAPTSPRSSTGKRRNRKKDHKSSLSLASSSVGPGGQVFHVETSEVVLRGDPLTGFGIQLQGGVFATETLSAPPVIRFIEPDSPAERCGLLQVGDRLLSINGIPTEDGTLEEAHQLLRDSALANKVTVEIEFDVAESVVPSSGTFHVKLPKRRSVELGITISASKKPGKPLIISDIRKGSIAHRTGTLEPGDRLLAIDSVRLENCTMEDAMHVLQQAEDMVKLRIQKDEDNIDELEMSGSIIYTVELKRYNGPLGITISGTEEPFDPIVISGLTKKGLAERTGAIHIGDRVLAINGVSLKGKPLSEAIHLLQMAGESVTLKIKKQADQSDGRHLPDREAGFLSDTEDELTDFQKTSKHSEVYSATVPSIDSAMSSWDSSGFDAGYGSQGTYLHKASDILLNPNEWRRSKPRSQTSSSSVGLVHHQSALYDGRFTEDEWDKMPGFVSPPRCHGTLHQEDSFWSQALQDLETCGQSEILRELEASMTGSALSLYLEETKTNEDSMFPSEISPIKREEIQSEPKNKSNLNMSAEARDGPSRGKGDPSDILSPTTLALHKVTVRKDLESHDFGFSVSDGLLEKGVYVNMIRPDGPADRAGLKPFDRILQVNRVRTRDLDCCLTVPLIIEAGDGLDLVISRNPLAAADTGLPDNCDDPSNSLFCFPERRANSIAL from the exons ATGAAGGACCATACTCAAAGGGGAGCAAGGAGTCCGGGGCAGCTGACCAATCCCATTCGTCCCAGAGGCGCAGCTTCTCAG CAGACGAGTACCGAGGAGTGACCACGGTGGACCTGATGAAAAGGGAAGGCAGCAGTCTTGGACTCACCATCTCCGGAGGGTCCGATAAGGACGGCAAGCCCAGAGTGTCAAACCTACGGCCAGGTGGGCTAGCTGCCAG GAGCGACCAGCTGAATGTAGGAGACTACATCAAGTCAGTGAACGGCATCAACCTGTCAAAGCTTCGCCACGATGAGATTATCAGCCTGCTGAAGAACATCGGGGAGCGTGTGGTGCTGGAGGTGGAGTACGACCTGCCCCCATTCG tcCAGAACCCCTCAGGAGTCATGACCAAAACCATAGAGGTGTGTTTACACAAGGAGGGAAACAGCTTTGGGTTCGTTATGAGAG gaggcTTTCATGAGGACTGGCGCAGGTCTCGCCCTCTGGTGGTTACATACGTGAGGCCTGGAGGTCCCGCTGACAG GGAGGGCACTTTGAAGGCCGGAGACCGAGTATTGAGCATAGACGGGATGCCTTTAAACAGAGAGAAGCACGCTGACGCCTTGACCATGCTGATGCAGAGCGGCCAGGAAGCCCTGTTCCTGATTGAGTATGACGTCTCTGTCATgg AGGCAGTGCAGCAGGCCTCAGGCCCTCTGCTGGTGGAGATTGTGAAAAGTCCCTCGGCCAGCCTGGGGATCAGCCTCACCACAACAATATACAGGAGCAAACAAGTTATCATTATTGACAAGATAAAGGCAGCCAGCGTGGTGGAAAG GTGTGGAGCGTTGCACGTAGGTGACATCCTTCTGTCCATAGACGGGACCAGCGCCGAGCACTGCTCGCTGATGGAGGCCACGCAGCTACTGGCCAGCACGTCTGATGTTGTAAAACTGGAAATCCTCCCAGCCAGTCAGAGCAGACTTCCTCTCAGGCCGCAAGACACAG TAAAAGTGCAGAAGAGCAACCATCATCACTGGGACCAAAGCAGCAACTACTGCCATCCCCCACATGCCAGCCACGGCAAGACATGGAGCAGCCCAAGCCACCCACACAACCAGCAGGACCACTGCAAAT ctctggtgAGTGGTGGCTTCTCCCCTTCCTCCACAGCCACCTCAGGCTTCAGCAGCCAGGGTAGCAACACGCTGCCCTGCCCCTTCCCTCCGATCGCTCCCACCAGCCCCCGCAGCTCGACTGGcaagaggaggaacaggaagaaGGACCACAAGAGCTCAC TATCTCTGGCGTCCAGTTCTGTCGGCCCAGGGGGGCAGGTTTTTCATGTGGAAACAAGCGAGGTCGTCCTGAGGGGGGATCCGCTCACAGGTTTTGGGATCCAGCTGCAGGGGGGTGTCTTTGCTACAGAAACCCTGTCCGCTCCTCCGGTCATCCGCTTTATTGAGCCCGACAGCCCAGCTGAGAG gtGTGGGCTGCTCCAGGTTGGAGACAGACTATTGTCCATTAATGGGATCCCGACTGAAGATGGCACTCTGGAGGAGGCCCATCAGCTGCTCAGAGATTCGGCTCTAGCCAATAAGGTCACAGTGGAGATTGAGTTTGACGTCGCAG AGTCAGTGGTTCCCAGCAGTGGCACCTTCCACGTTAAACTACCCAAGAGAAGAAGCGTGGAGCTGGGCATCACCATCAGTG CAAGTAAGAAACCTGGGAAGCCCCTCATCATCTCTGACATCAGGAAAGGAAGCATAGCACACAG AACAGGCACTCTGGAGCCTGGAGACAGGCTGCTGGCCATCGACAGTGTGCGTCTGGAGAACTGCACCATGGAGGATGCCATGCATGTCCTGCAGCAGGCCGAGGACATGGTCAAACTCCGAATCCAGAAAGATGAGGATAATATTG ATGAGCTGGAGATGTCAGGCTCTATAATCTACACTGTTGAGCTGAAGAGATACAACGGACCTCTGGGCATCACGATTTCTGGCACAGAGGAGCCCTTTGACCCCATTGTCATTTCTGGGCTCACCAAGAAAGGCCTggcagagag GACCGGGGCCATCCATATAGGGGACCGAGTCCTGGCCATCAACGGGGTCAGTCTGAAAGGAAAGCCGCTGAGCGAAGCCATCCATCTCCTGCAGATGGCCGGCGAGTCGGTCACCCTCAAGATCAAAAAACAAGCCGACC AGTCTGATGGCCGACATCTTCCGGACAGAGAGGCTGGTTTTCTAAGTgacacagaggatgaactgACAGACTTCCAGAAGACCAGCAAACACTCTGAGGTCTACTCTGCCACTGTGCCCAGTATAGACTCTGCAATGAGCTCCTGGGATAGCTCAGGGTTTGACGCAGGCTACGGTAGCCAAG GGACATATCTTCACAAAGCGTCCGATATATTGCTCAATCCAAATGAGTGGCGACGTTCAAAGCCCAGGAGCCAAACCAGTTCCAGCTCTGTAGGCCTAGTCCACCACCAGTCCGCGCTGTATGATGGGAGATTCACTGAGGATGAGTGGGACAAGATGCCTGG ATTCGTCAGCCCTCCTCGTTGCCATGGCACCCTGCACCAGGAAGACAGCTTCTGGTCCCAGGCTCTGCAGGACCTCGAGACCTGCGGCCAGTCAGAGATTCTCAGGGAGCTGGAG GCATCCATGACAGGTAGCGCTCTGAGTCTGTACCTAgaggagaccaaaaccaatGAAGACTCAATGTTTCCATCTGAAATTAGTCCCATTAAGAGGGAGGAAATCCAAAGCGAGCCTAAGAACAAAAGCAACCTGAACATGTCAGCTGAAGCCAGAGACGGACCGTCCCGGGGCAAAGGGGACCCCTCTGATATTTTGTCCCCTACCACTCTGGCACTGCATAAG GTGACTGTAAGGAAGGACCTTGAGAGCCATGACTTTGGTTTCAGTGTGTCCGACGGGCTCCTGGAGAAAGGGGTTTATGTCAACATGATTCGCCCGGATGGCCCTGCTGACCGAGCAGGGTTAAAACCTTTCGACCGCATTCTTCAG GTGAACCGTGTCAGGACCAGGGACTTGGACTGTTGTCTAACGGTGCCCTTAATTATAGAGGCAGGAGACGGCCTGGATTTGGTCATTAGCAGGAAtccactggcagcagcagacactgGGCTGCCCGACAACTGTGACGACCCCTCAAACTCGCTGTTCTGCTTTCCAGAGCGCAGAGCCAACAGCATCGCCCTGTGA
- the LOC143326793 gene encoding glutamate receptor-interacting protein 2-like isoform X6, producing MVRVSGRGQNPFLVLITGQKMNMSARVVFGKGRLAPKQLSFAFPQTDSLRKGSRSAGGKRRMFSFSLRCRLGIIRGRSKDEGPYSKGSKESGAADQSHSSQRRSFSADEYRGVTTVDLMKREGSSLGLTISGGSDKDGKPRVSNLRPGGLAARSDQLNVGDYIKSVNGINLSKLRHDEIISLLKNIGERVVLEVEYDLPPFVQNPSGVMTKTIEVCLHKEGNSFGFVMRGGFHEDWRRSRPLVVTYVRPGGPADREGTLKAGDRVLSIDGMPLNREKHADALTMLMQSGQEALFLIEYDVSVMEAVQQASGPLLVEIVKSPSASLGISLTTTIYRSKQVIIIDKIKAASVVERCGALHVGDILLSIDGTSAEHCSLMEATQLLASTSDVVKLEILPASQSRLPLRPQDTVKVQKSNHHHWDQSSNYCHPPHASHGKTWSSPSHPHNQQDHCKSLVSGGFSPSSTATSGFSSQGSNTLPCPFPPIAPTSPRSSTGKRRNRKKDHKSSLSLASSSVGPGGQVFHVETSEVVLRGDPLTGFGIQLQGGVFATETLSAPPVIRFIEPDSPAERCGLLQVGDRLLSINGIPTEDGTLEEAHQLLRDSALANKVTVEIEFDVAESVVPSSGTFHVKLPKRRSVELGITISASKKPGKPLIISDIRKGSIAHRTGTLEPGDRLLAIDSVRLENCTMEDAMHVLQQAEDMVKLRIQKDEDNIDELEMSGSIIYTVELKRYNGPLGITISGTEEPFDPIVISGLTKKGLAERTGAIHIGDRVLAINGVSLKGKPLSEAIHLLQMAGESVTLKIKKQADQSDGRHLPDREAGFLSDTEDELTDFQKTSKHSEVYSATVPSIDSAMSSWDSSGFDAGYGSQGTYLHKASDILLNPNEWRRSKPRSQTSSSSVGLVHHQSALYDGRFTEDEWDKMPGYSLSHLLY from the exons ATGAAGGACCATACTCAAAGGGGAGCAAGGAGTCCGGGGCAGCTGACCAATCCCATTCGTCCCAGAGGCGCAGCTTCTCAG CAGACGAGTACCGAGGAGTGACCACGGTGGACCTGATGAAAAGGGAAGGCAGCAGTCTTGGACTCACCATCTCCGGAGGGTCCGATAAGGACGGCAAGCCCAGAGTGTCAAACCTACGGCCAGGTGGGCTAGCTGCCAG GAGCGACCAGCTGAATGTAGGAGACTACATCAAGTCAGTGAACGGCATCAACCTGTCAAAGCTTCGCCACGATGAGATTATCAGCCTGCTGAAGAACATCGGGGAGCGTGTGGTGCTGGAGGTGGAGTACGACCTGCCCCCATTCG tcCAGAACCCCTCAGGAGTCATGACCAAAACCATAGAGGTGTGTTTACACAAGGAGGGAAACAGCTTTGGGTTCGTTATGAGAG gaggcTTTCATGAGGACTGGCGCAGGTCTCGCCCTCTGGTGGTTACATACGTGAGGCCTGGAGGTCCCGCTGACAG GGAGGGCACTTTGAAGGCCGGAGACCGAGTATTGAGCATAGACGGGATGCCTTTAAACAGAGAGAAGCACGCTGACGCCTTGACCATGCTGATGCAGAGCGGCCAGGAAGCCCTGTTCCTGATTGAGTATGACGTCTCTGTCATgg AGGCAGTGCAGCAGGCCTCAGGCCCTCTGCTGGTGGAGATTGTGAAAAGTCCCTCGGCCAGCCTGGGGATCAGCCTCACCACAACAATATACAGGAGCAAACAAGTTATCATTATTGACAAGATAAAGGCAGCCAGCGTGGTGGAAAG GTGTGGAGCGTTGCACGTAGGTGACATCCTTCTGTCCATAGACGGGACCAGCGCCGAGCACTGCTCGCTGATGGAGGCCACGCAGCTACTGGCCAGCACGTCTGATGTTGTAAAACTGGAAATCCTCCCAGCCAGTCAGAGCAGACTTCCTCTCAGGCCGCAAGACACAG TAAAAGTGCAGAAGAGCAACCATCATCACTGGGACCAAAGCAGCAACTACTGCCATCCCCCACATGCCAGCCACGGCAAGACATGGAGCAGCCCAAGCCACCCACACAACCAGCAGGACCACTGCAAAT ctctggtgAGTGGTGGCTTCTCCCCTTCCTCCACAGCCACCTCAGGCTTCAGCAGCCAGGGTAGCAACACGCTGCCCTGCCCCTTCCCTCCGATCGCTCCCACCAGCCCCCGCAGCTCGACTGGcaagaggaggaacaggaagaaGGACCACAAGAGCTCAC TATCTCTGGCGTCCAGTTCTGTCGGCCCAGGGGGGCAGGTTTTTCATGTGGAAACAAGCGAGGTCGTCCTGAGGGGGGATCCGCTCACAGGTTTTGGGATCCAGCTGCAGGGGGGTGTCTTTGCTACAGAAACCCTGTCCGCTCCTCCGGTCATCCGCTTTATTGAGCCCGACAGCCCAGCTGAGAG gtGTGGGCTGCTCCAGGTTGGAGACAGACTATTGTCCATTAATGGGATCCCGACTGAAGATGGCACTCTGGAGGAGGCCCATCAGCTGCTCAGAGATTCGGCTCTAGCCAATAAGGTCACAGTGGAGATTGAGTTTGACGTCGCAG AGTCAGTGGTTCCCAGCAGTGGCACCTTCCACGTTAAACTACCCAAGAGAAGAAGCGTGGAGCTGGGCATCACCATCAGTG CAAGTAAGAAACCTGGGAAGCCCCTCATCATCTCTGACATCAGGAAAGGAAGCATAGCACACAG AACAGGCACTCTGGAGCCTGGAGACAGGCTGCTGGCCATCGACAGTGTGCGTCTGGAGAACTGCACCATGGAGGATGCCATGCATGTCCTGCAGCAGGCCGAGGACATGGTCAAACTCCGAATCCAGAAAGATGAGGATAATATTG ATGAGCTGGAGATGTCAGGCTCTATAATCTACACTGTTGAGCTGAAGAGATACAACGGACCTCTGGGCATCACGATTTCTGGCACAGAGGAGCCCTTTGACCCCATTGTCATTTCTGGGCTCACCAAGAAAGGCCTggcagagag GACCGGGGCCATCCATATAGGGGACCGAGTCCTGGCCATCAACGGGGTCAGTCTGAAAGGAAAGCCGCTGAGCGAAGCCATCCATCTCCTGCAGATGGCCGGCGAGTCGGTCACCCTCAAGATCAAAAAACAAGCCGACC AGTCTGATGGCCGACATCTTCCGGACAGAGAGGCTGGTTTTCTAAGTgacacagaggatgaactgACAGACTTCCAGAAGACCAGCAAACACTCTGAGGTCTACTCTGCCACTGTGCCCAGTATAGACTCTGCAATGAGCTCCTGGGATAGCTCAGGGTTTGACGCAGGCTACGGTAGCCAAG GGACATATCTTCACAAAGCGTCCGATATATTGCTCAATCCAAATGAGTGGCGACGTTCAAAGCCCAGGAGCCAAACCAGTTCCAGCTCTGTAGGCCTAGTCCACCACCAGTCCGCGCTGTATGATGGGAGATTCACTGAGGATGAGTGGGACAAGATGCCTGG gtattctctctctcatctgctttACTAA